A part of Anaerotignum faecicola genomic DNA contains:
- the glgA gene encoding glycogen synthase GlgA: MEKGLKVLLVASESAPFVKSGGLGDVVGSLPKALQKKNVDVRVVIPRHRVIKNETMYGVEFLGEFDVYLQWRKQRAKVLVKPGEVPVYFIENDYYFSRGALYGFDDDNERFAFFGKAVLDMLAMLDFYPDVIHCNDWQTGPVCMYLKEMYNKVTEYSKIKTLFTIHNLQYQGRFSLDTMELLGVSDWAYANIEFYNTVCYMKMGLVYADYISTVSGTYAQEIQTPEYGYGMDGILRSRSDRLCGILNGIDFTANNPETDGFIVKHFSAAHPEGKAENKHALQKRLGLEEREVPLIAMITRLADQKGVDILAPVLDEMMRRDVQFVLLGTGEPSYEYTFRSLQSRYPGRVSANIFFDEALAQQIYASADLFLMPSKFEPCGLGQMFSLRFGTVPIARKTGGLADTIRQYNPETKEGNGFLFENYDCGGLLWALDEALRTYHMGREEWAHVVKNAMLCDYSWESSAVQYIALYEKLKEN, translated from the coding sequence ATGGAAAAGGGTTTGAAGGTACTTTTAGTTGCCTCCGAATCAGCGCCTTTTGTCAAAAGCGGCGGCTTGGGTGATGTTGTCGGCTCTTTGCCGAAGGCATTGCAGAAAAAGAACGTGGATGTCCGTGTGGTCATTCCTCGTCATAGAGTAATTAAAAACGAGACAATGTACGGCGTGGAATTTTTAGGAGAATTTGACGTTTATTTACAATGGAGAAAACAGAGAGCCAAGGTTCTGGTAAAGCCCGGAGAGGTGCCTGTTTATTTTATTGAAAACGATTATTATTTCAGCCGTGGTGCGTTATACGGCTTTGATGACGATAACGAACGCTTTGCCTTTTTCGGCAAGGCTGTTCTGGATATGCTGGCAATGCTTGATTTTTATCCTGATGTGATTCATTGCAACGACTGGCAGACAGGGCCGGTCTGTATGTATCTGAAGGAAATGTACAATAAGGTAACGGAATATTCCAAAATCAAAACACTGTTTACAATTCATAATTTGCAGTATCAGGGACGTTTTTCGCTCGATACCATGGAGCTTCTGGGGGTATCCGACTGGGCATACGCCAATATTGAATTTTATAATACGGTCTGCTATATGAAAATGGGTCTGGTGTATGCCGATTATATCAGTACCGTCAGCGGAACCTATGCACAGGAAATTCAGACACCCGAATATGGGTATGGCATGGATGGCATTTTGCGCAGCAGAAGCGACCGCCTTTGCGGGATTCTGAACGGCATTGATTTTACGGCGAATAACCCCGAAACAGATGGTTTTATCGTGAAGCATTTCAGCGCGGCGCATCCCGAAGGAAAGGCAGAGAATAAGCATGCCCTGCAAAAGCGCTTGGGTCTGGAGGAACGGGAGGTTCCGTTGATTGCCATGATTACACGCTTGGCAGACCAAAAGGGTGTGGATATTCTGGCACCTGTTTTGGATGAAATGATGCGCCGAGATGTGCAGTTTGTGCTGCTTGGCACGGGTGAGCCTTCGTATGAATATACCTTCCGCAGCCTGCAGAGCCGTTACCCCGGCAGGGTTTCTGCGAATATCTTCTTTGATGAGGCACTGGCACAGCAGATTTACGCATCTGCGGATTTATTTCTGATGCCTTCCAAGTTTGAACCCTGCGGCTTAGGGCAGATGTTCAGCCTGCGCTTTGGCACTGTGCCGATTGCGAGAAAAACAGGCGGTCTGGCGGATACGATTCGGCAGTATAACCCTGAGACGAAGGAGGGCAATGGGTTTTTATTTGAAAACTATGACTGCGGCGGACTGCTTTGGGCATTGGATGAAGCCCTGCGTACCTACCATATGGGCAGGGAAGAATGGGCGCACGTTGTGAAAAATGCAATGCTTTGCGATTATTCGTGGGAAAGCTCCGCAGTACAGTATATTGCACTGTATGAAAAGCTGAAAGAAAATTAA
- the pepF gene encoding oligoendopeptidase F, with protein MNHTIPERKDTDPRFHWHIEDYFKTDADWEAAYVSLEESLPELTAFAGKLADSAEALLSCLKKNEALSLKLDHIYTYASMRMHEDSANAFYQGLASRAELLLIRYSAAVSFLTPEIIAIPEEKLTAFRAEKAADFAVYDHFFHTLLRQKAHTLSPAEEHLLARTAELGGAPQQIFTMLNDADITFPPIRTAVGEELELTKGRYVTFLESPDRSVREQAFKNLYSVYSAQKNTIAATYAASVKSDVFFAQARKYGSAMEMALSDDNIPLSVYDTLIETVNKSLPLLHRYVSLRKKELGVDELHMYDLYVPLVPDADVKIPYEQAKVTVKEALQVMGEEYCKALAHGMESGWIDVYENKGKRGGAYSWGSYGVHPFVLLNHNDTINSMFTLAHEMGHALHSFFTWKKQPYLYADHKIFVAEVASTCNEALLMEHLLKTTEDKTMRKYLINYFLEQFRGTLFRQTMFAEFEKITHAMAEKGEPLTWEGMNQIYRDLNIKYFGEDIVIDSEIDIEWARIPHFYNAFYVYQYATGYSAAIALSRKILNEGQPAVAAYLDFLSKGDSEYSIDLLKGAGVDMTTAVPIENAMQLFKELLDEFEAL; from the coding sequence ATGAATCATACCATTCCCGAACGAAAGGATACCGACCCTCGTTTTCATTGGCACATCGAGGATTATTTCAAAACCGATGCTGATTGGGAGGCTGCCTATGTCTCTCTGGAGGAGAGCCTGCCCGAGCTGACCGCCTTTGCCGGCAAGCTGGCGGACTCCGCAGAAGCACTGCTTTCCTGCCTGAAAAAGAATGAGGCACTTTCCCTGAAATTAGACCATATCTATACCTACGCCTCCATGCGGATGCACGAGGATAGTGCAAATGCCTTCTATCAGGGGCTGGCTTCCCGTGCAGAGCTGCTGCTGATTCGCTATTCTGCGGCAGTTTCCTTCCTCACCCCTGAAATTATTGCCATTCCGGAGGAAAAGCTTACCGCCTTCCGTGCAGAAAAAGCGGCAGATTTTGCTGTCTATGACCATTTCTTCCATACCCTTCTGCGCCAGAAGGCACACACCCTTTCCCCTGCGGAGGAGCATCTGCTTGCCAGAACCGCGGAGCTGGGCGGCGCGCCACAGCAGATTTTTACCATGCTGAACGACGCGGATATCACATTCCCGCCTATCCGCACTGCCGTAGGAGAAGAATTGGAGCTGACAAAGGGCAGATATGTCACCTTTCTGGAAAGCCCCGACCGCTCTGTTCGCGAGCAGGCGTTCAAAAATCTCTATTCTGTCTATTCCGCACAGAAAAACACCATCGCCGCAACCTATGCCGCATCTGTAAAAAGCGATGTCTTTTTCGCACAGGCAAGAAAGTACGGCTCTGCGATGGAAATGGCGCTTTCCGATGACAATATTCCGCTTTCTGTATATGATACGCTGATTGAAACCGTCAACAAGAGCCTTCCCCTGCTGCACCGCTATGTTTCCCTGCGCAAAAAGGAGCTGGGTGTAGATGAACTGCACATGTATGATTTATATGTTCCGCTTGTACCCGATGCAGATGTCAAGATTCCTTATGAGCAGGCAAAAGTAACCGTAAAAGAGGCATTGCAGGTAATGGGCGAGGAGTACTGCAAGGCTCTGGCGCATGGTATGGAAAGCGGCTGGATTGATGTTTACGAAAACAAGGGCAAGCGCGGCGGTGCGTATTCCTGGGGCAGCTACGGCGTGCATCCCTTTGTTCTGCTCAACCATAACGATACCATCAACAGCATGTTTACCCTTGCGCATGAAATGGGGCATGCCCTGCACAGCTTCTTCACATGGAAAAAGCAGCCCTATCTTTATGCCGACCATAAGATTTTTGTTGCAGAGGTAGCTTCCACCTGCAATGAAGCCCTGCTGATGGAGCATCTTCTGAAAACAACTGAGGATAAAACCATGCGGAAATATCTCATCAACTATTTCCTGGAGCAGTTCCGCGGTACACTCTTCCGCCAGACCATGTTTGCCGAATTTGAAAAAATCACACACGCCATGGCAGAAAAGGGCGAACCCCTTACATGGGAAGGCATGAACCAAATCTATCGTGATTTGAACATCAAATATTTTGGCGAGGATATCGTGATTGATTCGGAAATTGATATTGAATGGGCGCGTATCCCCCATTTCTATAATGCGTTCTATGTATATCAGTATGCAACCGGCTACAGTGCTGCGATTGCCCTTTCCAGAAAAATTCTGAACGAGGGACAGCCT
- a CDS encoding DUF5711 family protein has protein sequence MKRRPKKFLNNSNKMLTALVCILAVVCLVAGGIYIDTFHGQGRFLALIGKTNRTQAQEEDAAVQEDTPKESVAVDAGSKAAVAAFGKEFLLCTKDGVKYYTAVGAQKWSDTFSMTSPTLVQEGDFVAVGDMGGKTVRVYNKEGMVYDLQAEGSPVQFALNETGYLSLITKNDSSYRICVYNRKGKLLKERVEESKGIYPLSSDVSDDSRVFAISYLDTTDISPMGRVLLFYINAEDGENFTDSMFAAVEKTDEIIPVISYRKNGALAVISDQAVYGVGSDGGELWNYPLENTVDQAALGNKEYIVLALGDGVANKDGREKGTVCWLDGNGNEKGSFASGESVTYLHAAEKGIVVGNDRDYTGVTYSGNESWNYTAITDLNDLIPMEKLNRVMAVGKNEISVYAMTKGKKQTNATKTADTENASVSARNETTQNEKTQNEATQKQ, from the coding sequence ATGAAAAGAAGACCGAAAAAATTTTTGAATAACAGTAATAAGATGCTGACTGCGTTGGTCTGTATTCTGGCGGTGGTCTGTCTGGTAGCAGGTGGGATTTATATTGATACCTTCCATGGACAGGGGCGTTTTCTCGCCCTTATCGGAAAAACGAACCGAACGCAGGCGCAGGAGGAGGACGCAGCCGTGCAGGAGGATACACCGAAGGAAAGCGTGGCGGTGGATGCCGGCAGTAAGGCGGCTGTCGCTGCATTTGGAAAGGAATTTCTGCTTTGCACGAAGGATGGCGTGAAATATTATACCGCCGTAGGGGCGCAGAAGTGGAGTGATACCTTCAGTATGACCTCGCCAACCCTTGTGCAGGAAGGCGATTTTGTTGCTGTTGGCGACATGGGCGGTAAAACGGTACGGGTTTATAATAAGGAAGGAATGGTTTATGATTTGCAGGCGGAAGGCTCTCCTGTGCAGTTCGCGCTGAATGAAACCGGCTATCTTTCCCTGATTACGAAGAATGACAGCAGCTACCGCATCTGTGTTTATAACCGAAAGGGGAAGCTTTTGAAGGAGCGCGTAGAGGAGAGCAAGGGCATTTATCCCCTTTCCTCGGATGTATCGGATGACAGCAGGGTGTTTGCGATCAGCTATCTGGACACAACGGATATTTCCCCGATGGGGCGCGTTCTGCTGTTCTATATCAATGCGGAGGATGGAGAAAACTTTACGGACAGCATGTTTGCGGCAGTGGAAAAAACGGATGAAATCATTCCCGTTATCAGCTATCGCAAAAATGGCGCGTTGGCGGTGATTTCCGATCAGGCAGTCTATGGTGTTGGCAGTGACGGCGGCGAGCTTTGGAATTATCCTCTGGAAAATACCGTTGATCAAGCAGCATTAGGGAATAAGGAATATATTGTGCTTGCGCTGGGGGACGGTGTGGCAAATAAGGATGGCAGAGAGAAGGGAACGGTTTGTTGGCTGGATGGCAACGGCAATGAGAAGGGCTCCTTTGCCTCCGGCGAGAGTGTGACGTATCTGCATGCGGCAGAAAAAGGCATTGTGGTCGGCAATGACCGCGATTATACCGGTGTAACCTACAGCGGCAATGAAAGCTGGAATTATACGGCAATCACCGATTTGAATGACCTGATTCCGATGGAAAAGCTGAACCGCGTGATGGCAGTTGGGAAGAATGAGATTTCTGTTTATGCCATGACAAAGGGGAAAAAGCAGACGAATGCGACAAAAACGGCGGATACGGAAAATGCAAGTGTTTCTGCGAGAAATGAAACAACGCAGAATGAAAAAACACAAAATGAAGCGACACAAAAGCAGTAA
- a CDS encoding CvpA family protein, which yields MNWILDGAVAAIILGCAVAAWRKGLIRAVLGFLPMALALLGTKAVSPFIGRFLRETILFDKMSTAIQTSMGLDTALQEGAMQTQTALIEAMPLPEFLKEALLENNNPVIYQLLHAESLKEYIAGYLANVCINVLSVAAAFVLIYIVVKVVINALHLFSKLPGLNFLNRFSGFLVGGAKGIVCVWLSGIVLTFFQCRGAFAELFSAMERTLFAGYFYENNILLQLILTIFT from the coding sequence ATGAATTGGATATTGGATGGGGCTGTGGCGGCGATCATTCTGGGCTGCGCCGTTGCGGCATGGCGAAAGGGTCTGATTCGCGCGGTACTCGGCTTTTTGCCGATGGCACTGGCGCTGCTCGGAACGAAAGCAGTAAGCCCTTTTATCGGAAGATTTTTAAGGGAAACAATCCTGTTTGATAAAATGTCCACGGCAATTCAGACCTCCATGGGACTGGATACGGCTTTGCAGGAGGGGGCAATGCAGACGCAGACCGCGCTGATTGAGGCAATGCCCCTGCCGGAATTTCTGAAGGAGGCGCTTCTGGAAAATAATAATCCTGTGATTTATCAGCTGCTCCACGCGGAAAGCCTGAAGGAATATATCGCAGGGTATCTCGCGAATGTCTGCATCAATGTATTGAGTGTTGCGGCGGCGTTTGTGCTGATTTATATTGTAGTGAAGGTGGTAATCAATGCACTGCACCTGTTCAGTAAGCTGCCGGGACTGAATTTTCTGAATCGATTCAGCGGATTTCTGGTGGGTGGCGCGAAGGGGATTGTCTGCGTCTGGCTGTCAGGCATTGTGCTGACATTTTTTCAGTGCAGGGGGGCGTTTGCAGAACTTTTTTCTGCCATGGAACGAACGCTTTTTGCAGGATATTTTTACGAAAACAACATATTATTGCAGCTGATTCTGACGATATTTACCTGA